In one Methylobacterium sp. SyP6R genomic region, the following are encoded:
- a CDS encoding ATPase domain-containing protein — MPTQRVDASPVATGALGLDTILGGGFAANRAHLVEGRPGSGKTTLALQFLRDGARLGERCLYITLSESRRELASVASRHGWSLDGIEIFELVPPELSLDPRQQQSLVHSSDLELGETVRLAIAEIDRIKPQRVVFDSLSEIRLLSQSSLRYRRQVLALRSYLLIHDTTALLLDDLTVDQDDLNLHNLCHAVIQLEQLVPLYGGERRRLRVIKMRGTHIRGGYHDFVIRRGGLSVFPRLVAAEHGHPYEVDRLSSGNSALDAMLGGGLDRGTSTMLLGPSGVGKSSTALAYLTAALARGERGLILSFDEPTGILMRRAAGLGMDIADAVAEGRLRVEQIDPAEVSPGELAAMVSDAVEREGVRLVLIDSLTGYQNAMPDEQYLLPHMHEILTYLNQQRVTTLLVLVQHGLVGQISAAIDPTYLADTLLLFRFFEADGHLRRAVSVIKKRIGPHDDTIREFWIDADGLHVGRQLVDALWQ, encoded by the coding sequence ATGCCCACTCAGCGCGTCGATGCCTCCCCTGTCGCAACAGGGGCACTCGGCCTCGACACCATTCTGGGGGGCGGCTTCGCGGCCAACCGTGCCCACCTGGTCGAGGGGCGGCCGGGCTCAGGCAAGACCACGCTCGCGCTGCAATTCCTCCGCGACGGGGCGCGGCTCGGCGAGCGCTGCCTCTACATCACCCTCTCGGAGAGCCGGCGCGAGCTCGCCTCCGTCGCCTCCCGCCACGGCTGGTCGCTCGACGGCATCGAGATCTTCGAGCTGGTGCCGCCCGAGCTCAGCCTCGACCCGCGCCAGCAGCAGAGCCTCGTCCATTCCTCCGACCTCGAGCTCGGCGAGACCGTGCGGCTCGCCATCGCGGAGATCGACCGGATCAAGCCGCAACGGGTGGTGTTCGACAGCCTGTCGGAGATCCGCCTGCTCTCGCAGAGCTCCCTACGCTACCGCCGCCAAGTGCTGGCTTTGCGCAGCTATCTCCTCATCCACGACACCACCGCGCTCCTCCTCGACGACCTCACCGTCGACCAGGACGACCTCAACTTGCACAATCTCTGCCACGCGGTGATCCAGCTCGAACAGCTTGTCCCCCTCTATGGCGGCGAGCGCCGGCGCCTGCGGGTGATCAAGATGCGCGGTACGCATATCCGCGGCGGCTACCACGACTTCGTCATCCGTCGCGGCGGCCTCTCGGTGTTCCCGCGCTTGGTCGCGGCCGAGCACGGCCATCCCTATGAGGTCGACCGCCTCAGCAGCGGTAATAGCGCCCTCGACGCGATGCTCGGCGGCGGACTCGACCGAGGCACCAGTACGATGCTTCTCGGCCCCTCCGGCGTCGGCAAGTCCTCGACCGCGCTCGCCTATCTGACGGCGGCGCTGGCGCGGGGCGAGCGCGGGCTCATCCTGAGCTTCGACGAGCCGACAGGGATCCTGATGCGCCGGGCTGCCGGTCTCGGTATGGACATCGCGGATGCGGTCGCGGAGGGGCGCCTGCGGGTCGAGCAGATCGACCCGGCGGAGGTTTCGCCGGGCGAGCTCGCCGCCATGGTGAGCGACGCTGTCGAGCGCGAGGGCGTGCGGCTCGTGCTGATCGACTCGCTCACCGGCTATCAGAACGCGATGCCGGACGAGCAGTACCTACTGCCTCATATGCACGAGATCCTGACCTACCTGAACCAGCAGAGGGTGACGACGCTACTCGTGTTGGTCCAGCACGGCTTGGTGGGACAGATTTCGGCCGCGATTGATCCTACCTACCTTGCTGACACCCTACTTTTGTTTCGGTTCTTCGAGGCGGATGGGCACTTGCGCAGGGCGGTGTCGGTGATCAAGAAGAGGATCGGACCGCACGACGACACCATCCGGGAATTCTGGATTGATGCTGATGGACTTCACGTCGGCAGACAACTCGTAGATGCATTGTGGCAGTGA